The Hippoglossus stenolepis isolate QCI-W04-F060 chromosome 3, HSTE1.2, whole genome shotgun sequence genomic sequence GGGTGCTGGACGCGTTGGGTGGCTTGTCTCGCCAGATGACTGAGTTCGCTGCCGACTTAAACCAGAAGCTGGACGAGGTGAACATCACGCTGCTggccctggaggagaggatgactgCGGTGGAATGCAAAGTCAACTCCGAACCCAGTGTGCAGGAGTCGAAGCGGAAAAGACGGGCGCACAACCCCAAGATCGCGGTAAGAGCCGAGCGaaagagagaagccattgctaaaCTGCTAAGCTGTGAAACTAGCAGATCTGAATAGGGTGTAAACAACTGTGGGACAAGTTggtggaagaagaaggagagagcagCGAGTGCCTGAGCAGAAGTAGTGCCCGTTCAAGTGTGTTCAAACTGCTCCAACCCGTTGAGTCACTTTCTTTTctcgttgttttttttaacaggaaaCTGTGCGTCGTGTTCACAACTCTGAGTCGAATGGCAGGCGCTACGAGCCGGAGCAAGGGTgagatttaaaacaacaacagaggtACAGTGCTGTGTCAAGTCTGATCTGTAAGTTGACTTGATCTGATCCGTTTCCTCGTTGTGTCCTCGCAGCCTGAGCTCCGcacacaacgaggcagtcactgaACATCTGGTCGAAGCTCTCGCTGCAACTCCGGGCTTGCGCTGTGTGGAACATGACGTCATAATATGTAAGTAACTGTGTGgtaatagtgttttttttatttttttatttaacactgGATCTTCCTACAGTGAATTAGCGAGGCTATTTCCGGTTTATCTCTAACacactcatgttgttttccagctgcatgTAAGACGTATTACGAGACGTTGCGAAGGAACTTCCGCTACAGCCAACCGGACCTTGTGGATCAGGCAGCCGCATTGAAAAGCACAGCCCGGAGTcgacagagaaggaaaagggTACGATTGGAGTCATTGGCTGGTTCAGTTACACTTGGAGGGGCGTTGTGTCATTGCACTGTGCTGATTGTACTGATTGTGTCTACAGCTGCTCGAAGCGAGGCAGAGTGTCCTGGTGGCAGATGACCTGGAGTTCTGGAGGGGCACCACCATCGACATGATGTCGGATGAGGAGGACGGCACGTTTGAGGGGGGGTCTGGGTGGATAGTGCGGCGTCCATCCTTCCgcagccaggagctcaccgacatgtgtgccacacttcagaCGAGACTAGAGGGTTGTCCGAAgtacacaaccacacaccaCAGGCGTCTGCACACTGGGGAAAACTCGGACAGAGTGCCACCTAGAACGTACgacccagaggcggcaaagagacatttcaagccCCACATGATACCCCAGGTCCGGCTGTAGGCCCGGGGGCTGAACCCTGTAGGCTGTAGGCcggacccccacacacacacacacacacacacacacacacacacacacacacacacacacacacacttgtaatTCTGATATAGGAGACGCATTGACTTACAAATGCTAATGAGGAGAAGAGGGTGTGAACAAATTCGGGAGCGCTGGGATTGCTGATCTCGCCATTGAGCTCCCCctgaaaaatacaacatgtacacatacagtacatcacaGAGAGACCAGGAATATACACGTGATGAATGCAACATGTATGGTGgctgtatgtaaatatgatAAACGACACGCACCAGAATGTTGAAACCACTTTTGATCTTATGGAGACACTCTGCAAATTCTTCTGCAGGAGGCATACCGTCCATGACTGGGACAAAtcaaaaatgttgaatgttgaaAGATGAGTGGTGGATCATAATGTAAACATGCTGACTTTGAGATTCAATGTGTATTTGATAAAAttaccttttccttttttcttcttcttctttttcttagCATTTTTAGCCACGACTGCAGAGACTTTTCCCATGAAGATTTCAATGTTACTTAgaatatgatttaaaatatcctggaaagaaagaaagagtatATATTGTccttatatattcatatatacttTGCAAAAAtagtactactactattactgcTGCTACTACTACAGGTGGCATAATATTTCCCTTCATTTCATAGAGAATGATTCACTGATCTTGAAAATTCCGACAGGTTCAGCACACTGatattatgttttcaggttgtccattCTTGGAACAAACATTCACTCAGATTTTGctggtcaaaggttaaaggtcaaggtcactgagactgagacttaaaaaaaacaagattattGCCTCTTGAACATAATATCTTAAATCTGTCATTAGGGAATTACTTCAAACTTGGActctgattagatttcagtggtaaACCTTTGACTGAACCGTTTTGCAGAAGCAGTCCGGCAAAGAGTGTTAATTCtagttttaaacatgttttcatagAACAAATATAGCTTTCCCATTTCACGTGTACATGAAGAGCACTAACCACACTCCTGTCCACCTCTGTGTACGGACGTGGAGGACCCTCCTCAGCGCTGGAGAGCTGTGGTAACGGTACTTCCTCTTTGAAAGGTgaggcttcctcctcctcctcctcctcctcttcctcctcctggcgCAGCTCAGGTTCATAGATCTCCTCCTGAGAGGCTTTTGGAGCATTATGATATTTATTCTCTCCTTCGTGGGCGGCTGTAACTCCTGAACTGCTGCTTTCAAAAAAGTGGGAGAAGCACAAATCAACAAAGCAGCGAGTGTGCAGCATGTGTTCAGTGACGTTTTCTGAAGGTTCTTACTAGATGCTTGGATTCTCTTTCCTGCGTGACAGTGCCTGTGTCAGATCGTTTTGGACATAGTCAgcctataaataaaaataaaaacatgaactcACTTATTGATTTACATTATTAAAGGTAATGTACATGTCTTTGTTCTCACCCTGACGTCCTCACACTGGAACATGAAGACAGTGGTGGTCTTTCTCCCGTGCTGAACTGACACAGTGAGCAGGGAGTTGAAGATGCAAGCGTTCAGCACTGCCTTCAGCTCCACGACGTCACTGAGAGCTATGcactccagctcctcctggatAAAGCACAGCAGTATATCTtctaataaacacacatgcttcCAAATGAATaggtttttctctgtgttggctgctttacattcatttccatgtgaaaaaaaacaaaacaaaatgaatgcaaacaaCAATCGTGCCACTGCTATACAtatcaaataaattcaaatggAACTTACATCGAAGGAAACACCAAC encodes the following:
- the LOC118104465 gene encoding uncharacterized protein C14orf93; translated protein: MPGRRVSRRSPVTPPRNGRLGARGDSPEPRDRRVLDALGGLSRQMTEFAADLNQKLDEVNITLLALEERMTAVECKVNSEPSVQESKRKRRAHNPKIAETVRRVHNSESNGRRYEPEQGLSSAHNEAVTEHLVEALAATPGLRCVEHDVIISACKTYYETLRRNFRYSQPDLVDQAAALKSTARSRQRRKRLLEARQSVLVADDLEFWRGTTIDMMSDEEDGTFEGGSGWIVRRPSFRSQELTDMCATLQTRLEGCPKYTTTHHRRLHTGENSDRVPPRTYDPEAAKRHFKPHMIPQVRL